A single window of Granulibacter bethesdensis DNA harbors:
- a CDS encoding catalase family peroxidase has protein sequence MSYPVSHHHTRPPYIRAAAAGLLLAAAFSLSAAGPAMAEDGASMPEQIVNVMNIMWGKQAPGQRANHAKGVLAEGTFTPSPDAKKLSRAGIFTGKTIPVTVRFSDATGLPHVADLSPNANPHGMAIRFHDKGHTDVDVITNSLPFFPVRTPEEFLQLLTAISKSKDAPHPTPAEQFIITHPTVAGAVGALKTPSSFARETYNGINTFIFTDSDGKKHPFRFKISPISGAHHLTQREAEKQKPDFLVDELPTRLKKGPVKFALYAVLAEKDDAIEDGSKRFPADRRQVQLGTISITRIPEDAAKQAASILFLPGNLEAGIEASADPLIDARNAAYAVSFSHRQ, from the coding sequence ATGTCGTACCCTGTGTCGCACCATCATACTCGACCGCCTTATATCCGGGCTGCCGCTGCCGGGCTGTTGCTTGCTGCTGCTTTCTCACTGTCTGCCGCCGGCCCCGCCATGGCGGAGGATGGAGCCTCCATGCCCGAGCAGATCGTGAATGTCATGAATATAATGTGGGGCAAGCAGGCCCCCGGCCAGCGGGCCAATCATGCCAAGGGTGTGCTGGCGGAAGGCACATTCACCCCAAGCCCAGATGCGAAAAAGCTCAGCCGGGCAGGCATTTTCACGGGCAAGACCATTCCCGTCACCGTGCGCTTCTCAGACGCCACCGGCCTGCCTCATGTCGCCGACCTCTCGCCGAATGCCAATCCCCACGGCATGGCCATCCGATTTCACGACAAGGGTCATACAGATGTCGATGTGATCACCAACTCCCTGCCCTTTTTCCCGGTCCGCACGCCGGAAGAATTTCTTCAGCTACTGACTGCAATTTCGAAAAGCAAGGATGCGCCTCACCCGACCCCGGCCGAGCAGTTCATCATCACTCACCCCACCGTAGCCGGAGCAGTCGGCGCCCTCAAAACACCGTCCAGCTTTGCGAGGGAAACATACAACGGTATCAACACCTTCATTTTCACCGATAGCGATGGCAAGAAACATCCATTCCGATTCAAAATCTCCCCGATCAGCGGCGCCCATCATCTGACGCAGCGGGAAGCCGAGAAACAGAAGCCGGATTTTCTGGTGGATGAGCTGCCGACGCGACTGAAAAAAGGCCCTGTCAAATTCGCTCTCTATGCCGTTCTGGCTGAAAAAGACGACGCGATCGAAGATGGGTCAAAGCGCTTCCCGGCAGATCGCCGCCAGGTCCAGCTCGGCACGATCTCCATCACGCGCATCCCCGAGGATGCGGCCAAACAGGCAGCCTCCATCCTGTTTCTGCCCGGCAATCTGGAAGCCGGGATCGAAGCCTCCGCCGATCCGCTGATCGACGCGCGTAATGCCGCCTATGCAGTGTCCTTTTCGCATCGGCAGTAA